The genome window GGGCAGGCATTGTACCTGCAAATTGGATTAAAAGTTGGACAGTAGGTCGAGCAAGAGAAATTGCTGAGATTAAATCTTGGCTTCATGATCAAACTTCTGGCACTCTTGTTATTAAAGGAGAATATGGAGCAGGAAAAACACATTTGATTGAATACCTTTATCATCAAGCAAAGGAATTAAATTATGCAGTTGCTCGTGTAAGCATTGATCCTTTTAGTACACAATTGGCTTTCCCAAAGCGTATTTATCGTGAGCTTATTCAAAGTCTGCGTGTGCCTCATGAAGAAAAAACATTAAATTTTAGAGAATCTTTAGTAATTTTAGCTCAAAAAGATGTACTTTCTGACCATAAAATTCTTGGTCCTTTTTTAAAAGTCTTAAAAGAAGAGCGTGTTACTACATCTATGTGGCACTGGATAGAGGGTTTTGAAAATCTTTTTAAAGATTTTGGTGTCCTTTATGACCATACTACTGCTGCTAACATTTATTGTTATATACTTTCTGGGTTAAGTAGAGCTTTGGTTGAATGCTTTGATGTCAAAGGTCTTGTGCTTTTATTTGACGAAACAGAGGTAAGTCGTATTTACCGATATACATATGAATGGCAAAGAGGTATAAATTTCCTAAAAGGGTTAGTACTTGTAGCCAATGATGAGCCAGAATTAATTGAGGAAAA of Candidatus Desulfofervidus auxilii contains these proteins:
- a CDS encoding DUF2791 family P-loop domain-containing protein — its product is MRGLRVKHPVLGEGKIIDTRLQGYECLVQFTTGLTIWVKRRQLVFLDSPPEENYHAKPLKPIFSLPSFKTLVKGGREVIEAFRAGIVPANWIKSWTVGRAREIAEIKSWLHDQTSGTLVIKGEYGAGKTHLIEYLYHQAKELNYAVARVSIDPFSTQLAFPKRIYRELIQSLRVPHEEKTLNFRESLVILAQKDVLSDHKILGPFLKVLKEERVTTSMWHWIEGFENLFKDFGVLYDHTTAANIYCYILSGLSRALVECFDVKGLVLLFDETEVSRIYRYTYEWQRGINFLKGLVLVANDEPELIEEKVIKGENYYQGEQTGLVYSGYRKLPYIYQLPTYLKVAFAVTPDFSLEKMMTEYNIYTLELEPLEPQYLEHFFYRFVELYYQVYRLKLTSKEKKEIFSFIREYASISTRLFIKAMVECLDFKRFYPGANLKRLAEEVG